The following coding sequences are from one Nitrospirota bacterium window:
- the cutA gene encoding divalent-cation tolerance protein CutA produces the protein MSKEQKGNISEDAIVIFITTSNKEEAGKIANILIEERLAACVNIVERVRSIYRWKGEICDEAESLMVIKTKRGLFDKLSMRVKEVHSYTVPEIIALPIIEGSEEYMNWLITETA, from the coding sequence ATGAGCAAAGAACAAAAGGGGAATATTTCAGAAGATGCAATAGTCATTTTTATAACAACCAGCAACAAAGAAGAGGCTGGTAAGATTGCAAATATCCTGATAGAAGAGCGTCTTGCAGCATGTGTGAATATTGTTGAAAGGGTGAGATCAATCTACAGATGGAAAGGCGAAATTTGCGATGAGGCTGAATCACTGATGGTTATAAAGACAAAGAGAGGGCTGTTTGATAAACTCTCAATGAGGGTAAAAGAAGTCCATAGCTATACCGTTCCTGAGATAATAGCACTCCCGATAATAGAGGGCTCCGAGGAGTACATGAACTGGCTGATAACGGAAACCGCATGA
- a CDS encoding FmdE family protein: MDDFEKLLNESVRTHGHLCPGQVLGVRMAMKGCKEVSISDPRGVDRKRLYVFVEIDRCATDAIQSVTGCSLGKRSLKWMDYGIMAATFVNLGNFKAVRIIAKEEAKKLAHKYAHDIEGKYEQQIEAYKVMPEDELFKVEEVMVEIPPEDMPGKPLSRIKCDKCGDYVQDKREVIVDGKNLCKPCA; the protein is encoded by the coding sequence ATGGATGATTTTGAGAAACTTCTTAATGAATCCGTAAGGACTCATGGTCATCTCTGTCCGGGTCAGGTTCTCGGTGTTAGGATGGCAATGAAAGGATGTAAAGAGGTAAGTATATCTGACCCAAGGGGTGTTGATCGAAAGAGGCTCTATGTATTTGTTGAGATAGACCGTTGTGCAACCGATGCTATTCAATCGGTGACAGGATGCTCTCTCGGGAAAAGGTCTCTTAAGTGGATGGACTATGGCATAATGGCAGCTACCTTTGTGAATTTGGGGAATTTTAAGGCTGTCCGAATCATCGCAAAAGAAGAGGCAAAGAAACTCGCACATAAATATGCTCATGATATTGAAGGAAAATACGAACAACAGATAGAAGCATACAAGGTCATGCCAGAGGATGAACTATTTAAGGTCGAAGAAGTGATGGTTGAGATACCTCCTGAAGATATGCCAGGGAAGCCGTTAAGCAGGATTAAATGTGATAAATGTGGAGATTATGTGCAGGATAAAAGAGAAGTGATTGTTGATGGTAAAAACCTCTGTAAACCATGCGCA
- the pilO gene encoding type 4a pilus biogenesis protein PilO, with product MKRLLNIFERLPVKVRILLLVAFFAGVSLLFYQFIYLRFDKEETRLRADIKKTKTEIETLNSQIPLLKKRIEEMKPIEIDRIGLDAVLFRWNRYTQFLEEVTKEADESKISIINIIPVTALDKGDYIEVLLNVELRGKYRDLGGYLKRVELLPRLVKVKNIKIEYLPDMYPELNARIETITYIKKPGSS from the coding sequence GTGAAAAGACTTTTAAACATATTCGAGAGACTGCCTGTAAAGGTAAGGATACTGCTGCTGGTGGCATTCTTTGCAGGAGTCTCATTGTTATTCTATCAGTTTATCTATCTGAGGTTTGATAAGGAGGAGACACGCTTGAGGGCAGATATTAAAAAGACAAAAACAGAGATAGAGACACTGAATTCTCAGATACCTCTGCTTAAAAAGAGAATAGAAGAGATGAAACCAATAGAGATAGACCGTATAGGACTTGATGCTGTTTTATTTAGATGGAATAGGTATACCCAGTTTCTTGAGGAGGTTACGAAAGAGGCAGATGAGAGCAAGATTTCAATCATAAATATAATACCGGTCACAGCGCTGGACAAGGGGGATTATATCGAGGTCTTATTGAATGTCGAGCTAAGAGGGAAATACAGGGATTTAGGTGGGTATCTAAAGAGGGTAGAGTTGCTTCCGAGACTTGTGAAGGTGAAGAACATAAAGATAGAGTATCTACCAGATATGTATCCTGAGTTAAATGCGAGGATAGAGACGATAACATATATAAAGAAACCAGGGTCTTCATGA
- a CDS encoding peptidase: MRSEKLRSEDRIITTIKNIYTINLGVKKHERVLVFTDRIRSDEEISDSDRERRERLIDIARLVVDVGKGLAKEIIYVEYPALKGHGSEPPERLWVAAFGRETVNEFKKNRIFTALLRKKATEKQLSIARDCVALWKDNAVDSVIALSNFSTSHTAFRDMLTRVAKTRYASMPLFDPSMFFGAMNVNWRALANRTTLLAEKIKKACKVLLVTPNGTRLSVIKENRHVGTDIGILTRPGSFGNLPAGEVFFAPMEGTADGKLILEWAPTHRLSYPICLLIKKGMVEDISGSPRTTALPPSCTQGRGEDSYAIYLRRRLSEDDNFRNIAEFGIGTNEGASRPDNILEAEKICGTVHIALGDNSSFGGKVRTPFHQDFVFFKPTVTIIYSDGNKEIILKDGRLGDRPRTII, translated from the coding sequence GTGAGAAGTGAGAAGTTGAGAAGTGAAGATAGAATAATCACAACTATAAAGAATATCTACACCATAAATCTCGGTGTAAAAAAACACGAGAGGGTGCTTGTCTTTACTGACCGTATAAGGTCAGATGAAGAGATATCAGATAGCGATAGAGAAAGAAGGGAAAGACTGATTGATATTGCGAGGCTTGTGGTAGATGTGGGTAAGGGTTTGGCTAAAGAGATAATATATGTTGAATACCCTGCACTTAAGGGTCATGGAAGTGAACCACCAGAGAGGCTCTGGGTTGCTGCCTTTGGTAGAGAGACAGTTAATGAATTTAAAAAGAACAGGATATTTACAGCACTCCTCAGAAAAAAGGCAACCGAGAAACAGTTAAGCATCGCCAGGGACTGTGTAGCATTATGGAAAGATAATGCAGTTGATTCTGTTATAGCCCTCTCGAATTTTTCGACAAGCCACACAGCCTTTCGTGATATGCTCACCCGTGTGGCTAAAACGAGATATGCGAGCATGCCTCTTTTTGACCCATCAATGTTCTTTGGCGCAATGAACGTGAACTGGAGGGCACTTGCAAATAGGACGACCTTACTCGCAGAGAAGATAAAGAAGGCATGTAAGGTCTTGCTCGTTACACCAAATGGCACAAGGCTTTCAGTTATTAAAGAGAACAGGCATGTTGGTACAGATATAGGGATACTGACAAGACCTGGCTCATTCGGTAACCTTCCAGCAGGTGAGGTATTCTTCGCACCTATGGAAGGGACTGCAGATGGTAAACTTATACTTGAATGGGCACCAACTCACAGATTGTCATATCCTATATGTCTACTGATCAAGAAAGGAATGGTAGAAGACATCTCAGGTTCACCCCGCACCACGGCTTTACCCCCCTCTTGCACGCAAGGGCGGGGTGAAGACAGCTACGCTATATACCTGAGGAGAAGACTCTCTGAAGACGACAACTTCAGGAATATTGCTGAGTTTGGGATAGGAACAAATGAAGGGGCATCAAGACCTGATAACATTCTTGAGGCAGAGAAGATATGTGGCACAGTTCATATAGCCCTCGGGGATAATAGTTCGTTCGGTGGTAAGGTAAGAACCCCTTTTCATCAGGACTTTGTGTTCTTTAAACCTACGGTGACTATTATCTACTCCGATGGCAATAAGGAGATTATCTTGAAAGATGGGAGGCTTGGGGACCGTCCCAGAACAATCATATGA
- the pilM gene encoding type IV pilus assembly protein PilM translates to MSEHNHIGVDIGTSSIKIVALKRKGKSATLLNAGFIEIEEKGTVLNAMKILVERLRIRGKEVITKIPGSATTIRHVFMPRMSEKELKEAIRWEAKKHISYPLENAVVDYISTDGETGGDKINVMLVAAEKSAVMSVYSIVRDAGLKVVAVDTNPLAILETLRLNYDWGSEENIIVVDIGAGIVEIDIIKGTQLRFTRSVDINGDDISKVMMEELGITKEEAEEFKKMGVSLKEEVTEGPEAIIRRFLDRLALEIQRSVDYYKAQSREKIVKRLILTGGIALMPGLKEYLAGIFDIVEIIEPFRSITYKEERLADIIKDAPLFTGVIGLAARKVI, encoded by the coding sequence ATGTCAGAACATAACCATATTGGAGTAGATATAGGAACGAGCTCAATAAAGATAGTAGCACTGAAAAGAAAAGGTAAAAGTGCTACCCTTCTTAACGCAGGTTTTATAGAGATAGAAGAGAAGGGAACCGTACTGAATGCCATGAAGATACTTGTTGAAAGACTCAGGATAAGAGGAAAAGAGGTGATAACAAAGATACCTGGTTCAGCCACGACTATAAGGCATGTATTCATGCCAAGGATGTCCGAGAAGGAGTTAAAAGAAGCGATAAGATGGGAGGCGAAAAAACATATCTCGTATCCGTTAGAGAATGCAGTTGTAGATTATATAAGTACGGATGGTGAAACGGGTGGAGACAAGATAAATGTTATGCTCGTCGCAGCAGAGAAGAGTGCGGTGATGTCAGTCTATTCGATTGTTAGAGATGCAGGGCTTAAGGTTGTTGCTGTTGATACTAACCCATTAGCGATACTCGAAACACTGAGACTCAATTATGACTGGGGAAGTGAAGAGAATATCATTGTGGTTGATATAGGGGCAGGAATCGTAGAGATAGATATTATTAAAGGGACGCAACTCAGATTCACGAGGTCGGTAGATATAAACGGTGATGATATTTCAAAGGTGATGATGGAGGAATTGGGTATTACCAAGGAAGAGGCAGAGGAATTTAAAAAAATGGGAGTAAGCCTCAAAGAAGAGGTTACAGAAGGACCTGAAGCAATCATAAGGAGATTTCTTGACCGGCTCGCATTAGAGATACAACGCTCTGTAGATTATTACAAGGCACAGTCGAGAGAGAAGATTGTAAAACGACTGATACTAACAGGAGGGATTGCATTAATGCCTGGATTAAAAGAATATCTCGCCGGGATTTTCGATATCGTTGAGATAATAGAGCCCTTCCGTAGTATCACATACAAGGAGGAAAGACTTGCGGATATTATAAAAGATGCACCACTATTTACAGGGGTAATCGGGCTGGCAGCAAGGAAGGTGATATAG
- the pilQ gene encoding type IV pilus secretin PilQ, which produces MNGEQLKVKSRMSFYTSKAKGTVPELRTKRSGVVDSGLSPWVKWLWASVFIVLFLLFTAINTGSVEQPSAKVSLPNNQLFSLELRDVELKDVLRALGQVGGLNVVVGEKVTGKVTLSFDKVSLMDAFNAILKANNLAYYQDGNIVYVITAPVTLEEEYLTFKTFPMNYADPKEVSTLVKGLLSSKGMVTVDSRTGTLLVKDVPANIERVSNLIKEVTGKPQQVMIEARIVEVSKTFGQALGVEWGGTYTTSGTPKWRQTIRGATGVSSFSGSSNYAVNLPAVLATAASVNPFGAIGLTFGNITNTKILELRLSALEQSGEGKVLSNPRILTMNNKPAIILTGTKVKVVIQPTTTTGTTTTTTTTTATSEQIEATLKLEVTPQVTADGGILMLIKTKRDEFDWSRAVQGYPAINTREAETTLSVMDGETVVIGGIYTKKETAQESGIPFLSKIPILGWLFKSKTEMDEVSELMIFITPKIHKS; this is translated from the coding sequence ATGAACGGTGAACAATTAAAAGTGAAAAGTAGAATGTCGTTCTATACCTCAAAGGCAAAGGGGACTGTCCCAGAATTACGGACGAAGCGTAGCGGAGTCGTAGATTCGGGACTGTCCCCATGGGTAAAATGGCTCTGGGCTTCGGTGTTTATTGTACTCTTCCTTCTTTTCACTGCTATAAATACAGGAAGTGTTGAACAACCATCTGCGAAAGTCTCTCTACCAAATAATCAACTCTTCTCCCTTGAACTAAGGGATGTGGAACTGAAAGATGTGTTGAGGGCATTAGGGCAGGTTGGTGGACTGAATGTAGTAGTAGGAGAAAAAGTAACTGGCAAAGTAACCCTGAGTTTTGATAAGGTCTCACTTATGGATGCATTTAATGCTATACTGAAAGCAAATAACCTTGCATACTATCAGGATGGAAATATAGTTTATGTAATCACAGCACCGGTAACACTTGAAGAGGAATATCTCACATTCAAGACATTCCCGATGAATTATGCAGATCCTAAGGAGGTCAGCACCCTTGTGAAAGGACTTCTTAGTAGCAAGGGAATGGTTACAGTTGACAGTAGGACAGGGACACTTCTCGTCAAGGATGTTCCTGCGAACATAGAGAGGGTCTCAAACCTTATTAAAGAAGTAACAGGTAAACCACAGCAGGTGATGATAGAGGCGAGAATTGTAGAGGTGAGCAAGACATTCGGTCAAGCCCTCGGAGTAGAATGGGGTGGAACATATACGACTTCAGGGACACCTAAATGGCGTCAAACAATAAGAGGCGCCACTGGTGTGAGCAGTTTTAGCGGTTCAAGCAACTATGCGGTGAACCTGCCTGCGGTATTAGCAACAGCTGCATCTGTAAATCCCTTTGGTGCAATAGGACTCACATTTGGAAATATAACGAATACAAAGATACTTGAACTTAGGTTGTCTGCATTAGAACAGAGCGGTGAAGGTAAGGTTCTCTCAAATCCGAGGATTCTCACTATGAATAATAAACCTGCTATCATCTTAACAGGGACAAAGGTAAAGGTGGTTATTCAACCGACTACCACAACTGGGACGACTACTACAACGACTACAACAACCGCCACTTCAGAACAGATAGAGGCGACACTGAAACTTGAGGTCACACCCCAGGTGACAGCGGATGGGGGAATATTGATGCTCATAAAGACGAAGAGGGATGAGTTTGACTGGTCGAGGGCGGTTCAGGGCTATCCCGCAATAAATACCAGAGAGGCAGAGACTACCCTTTCTGTGATGGATGGTGAGACGGTAGTTATCGGTGGTATATACACAAAGAAGGAAACAGCTCAGGAAAGTGGTATTCCTTTTCTTTCAAAGATTCCTATACTCGGATGGCTATTTAAGAGTAAGACGGAGATGGATGAGGTAAGTGAATTGATGATATTTATAACACCGAAGATACATAAAAGTTGA
- the lptF gene encoding LPS export ABC transporter permease LptF, whose amino-acid sequence MLKIIDRYIFKEIFAIFSVGLLVFTFVLLLNKIIKLIELIIEKGVPATEIVKLVGYLLPSLFSVTIPMSLLLATLVTFGRLSADSELTALKSSGFSLYRLMVPVGYFAVIAYLITTLMMIYLFPWGNYSFKRLFFDIVKTKASVGIEEGVFNNTFDGLVMMVNRVSPTNQMEGVFIFDERDPKDPYTIIAKKGSMLSDPIKLVVFLKLNDGTVHKSVKKMTGSYEQVKFQTYELQLDINKALSGQEKITKGKRDMRLSELRRMIEQSKQKGENYFSWLFDLHKKFSIPVACLVFALIGPPLGSITRQAGKGGGFALSILVILIYYMLISAGENLSGEGKLHPFFAAWMPNILFGAMGGYLLIKAARESQFVFVERLRVIITEVVNKTFKRKTL is encoded by the coding sequence ATGCTTAAAATAATAGATAGATACATCTTCAAAGAAATCTTTGCAATATTTTCAGTAGGGTTACTTGTATTTACCTTCGTTTTACTTCTGAATAAGATAATAAAACTTATTGAACTCATAATTGAGAAAGGTGTTCCTGCAACCGAGATAGTAAAACTTGTTGGTTACCTTCTGCCCTCATTGTTCTCTGTTACCATTCCGATGTCATTGTTACTGGCTACACTGGTGACATTTGGAAGATTGTCTGCTGACAGTGAGCTTACAGCATTGAAAAGTAGCGGATTCAGCCTTTACCGCCTGATGGTTCCTGTAGGGTATTTCGCTGTCATTGCTTATTTAATTACCACTCTGATGATGATATATCTTTTCCCATGGGGAAACTATTCATTTAAAAGACTGTTCTTCGATATTGTAAAAACAAAGGCATCGGTCGGTATAGAGGAAGGGGTATTTAATAATACCTTCGATGGACTTGTGATGATGGTTAATAGGGTTTCTCCTACAAATCAAATGGAAGGGGTGTTTATCTTTGATGAGCGCGATCCAAAAGACCCCTACACGATCATCGCTAAAAAGGGCAGCATGCTATCAGACCCGATAAAACTGGTGGTGTTTCTTAAACTCAATGATGGCACTGTGCACAAGTCAGTTAAAAAAATGACAGGGTCGTATGAACAGGTGAAATTTCAGACATACGAACTGCAACTTGACATCAATAAGGCACTCTCGGGACAGGAGAAAATAACAAAAGGTAAGAGAGATATGAGGCTTTCCGAACTGAGACGAATGATTGAACAGAGTAAACAGAAGGGTGAGAATTACTTTAGCTGGCTCTTTGATCTCCATAAGAAATTCTCTATTCCTGTTGCTTGCCTTGTCTTTGCTTTGATCGGACCACCCCTAGGCTCTATCACAAGACAGGCAGGGAAGGGTGGTGGTTTTGCTTTGAGTATCCTCGTAATCCTTATCTACTATATGCTGATATCAGCAGGGGAAAACCTCTCTGGTGAAGGAAAACTCCATCCATTCTTTGCCGCATGGATGCCTAATATCCTGTTTGGTGCGATGGGCGGTTACTTGCTTATAAAGGCAGCCAGGGAATCGCAATTCGTTTTCGTTGAAAGACTACGAGTTATTATTACAGAAGTGGTTAATAAGACATTTAAAAGGAAGACCTTATAA
- a CDS encoding MerR family transcriptional regulator: protein MKTTEILQQVGIPRHKLYYLEQKGYISPLRIQMGELESREYSEDDFIKIKLIWKYLKEGFKHRVAYQKAMEELKGYTLNLEEK, encoded by the coding sequence ATGAAGACGACTGAGATATTACAGCAGGTTGGTATTCCAAGGCATAAGCTCTATTACCTTGAACAGAAAGGTTACATATCACCGTTGAGGATACAAATGGGTGAACTTGAGTCAAGGGAGTATAGCGAGGATGATTTTATAAAGATAAAGTTGATATGGAAATACCTGAAGGAGGGATTCAAACACCGCGTTGCGTACCAGAAGGCTATGGAAGAGCTGAAAGGATACACGCTTAATCTGGAGGAAAAATAA
- a CDS encoding PilN domain-containing protein — protein sequence MKEYVNLLPLEYLPRKIPLWQKMGLMFLILCLSFAVVVTGSKFGRVKEFQRDIKRITQQKLSISSEVERLKKEIANKEQRQKEEAEAMKMLKGLLQDKVLWSEMMREISFVIPEGVWLTKIDTTPVGTDRLVRFSGRATKSHLVMRFFSMMEERSHYIKNVKLISLRKTEAEKDGEEEVVFEMEGTLKAIVVMDRTTETMKELQPYIKK from the coding sequence TTGAAGGAATATGTAAACCTTCTGCCGCTAGAGTATCTACCTCGGAAGATACCACTGTGGCAGAAGATGGGGCTCATGTTCTTGATACTTTGCCTATCCTTTGCGGTGGTGGTTACAGGTTCAAAGTTTGGGAGGGTAAAGGAGTTTCAGAGAGATATTAAGAGGATTACACAGCAAAAGCTTAGTATATCTTCTGAGGTCGAGAGACTTAAAAAAGAGATAGCGAATAAAGAGCAGAGACAGAAGGAAGAGGCAGAGGCTATGAAGATGCTTAAAGGACTTCTTCAGGATAAGGTTCTCTGGTCAGAGATGATGAGAGAAATAAGTTTTGTCATACCAGAAGGTGTATGGCTGACAAAGATTGATACAACACCTGTCGGTACTGACAGACTGGTCAGGTTTTCAGGGAGGGCTACAAAATCTCATCTTGTTATGAGGTTTTTCTCTATGATGGAAGAACGGTCACATTATATAAAGAATGTGAAACTGATTTCGCTTAGAAAAACAGAAGCAGAAAAGGATGGCGAGGAAGAGGTGGTATTTGAGATGGAGGGCACATTGAAGGCAATAGTTGTTATGGACAGGACAACTGAGACCATGAAAGAACTACAGCCATATATAAAAAAGTGA
- a CDS encoding alginate export family protein, with translation MKKFFAIFFGTLLLVALAAQAYAEIKLSGTMRVRGRQGHQFDLNDRLWLSGRSGEGQYYDQQVRLQLDATVSPNLKAFIEIQHEGGDNATWGITGTGDQSHQGFQGVQSRYFGALRQAWMLYTGKGLGFTSGLKAGHQLLKLGHGLFYDATKYGNDAIVFFMDPTKETHIGLITIKFSESTANVNNDVNGYTALIIHKLDANNKIGIDLTQLRGENASRATTTRKKTDVLNEVGITADGKIAGLTYRADLQIQSGKGDSNFGNVNGQGSSGWTALSTTENIKYSAWAYLVGVDYKVDPVTITLETAGGSGDDSATNKQKAFQTFLGGDPRYTYVYEFRVGQSGLGAAGTGAWSPISFGLSNTIYYKIGLAGKATKDLALSGAYYVLRADKAMAITGVSGGTNRNLGTEFDAKAIYKLAANLEYGITYGVFKPSNFYDLTPKDTAWSVDHWIAMKF, from the coding sequence ATGAAAAAATTCTTTGCAATATTTTTCGGGACACTTCTCCTCGTTGCCCTCGCAGCACAGGCTTATGCAGAGATTAAACTCTCTGGCACAATGAGGGTGAGGGGAAGACAGGGTCATCAGTTTGACCTCAATGACAGACTCTGGCTATCAGGCAGGTCTGGTGAAGGTCAATACTATGACCAGCAGGTAAGGCTCCAACTTGATGCCACTGTATCACCTAACCTCAAGGCATTCATCGAGATTCAGCATGAGGGTGGAGATAACGCAACATGGGGTATTACTGGAACAGGTGATCAATCACACCAGGGCTTCCAGGGTGTTCAGTCCAGATACTTTGGTGCCCTCCGTCAGGCATGGATGCTTTACACTGGTAAAGGGCTTGGGTTTACTTCAGGATTGAAGGCCGGTCATCAGTTGCTCAAACTCGGGCATGGTCTCTTCTATGATGCAACCAAGTATGGCAATGATGCGATTGTCTTCTTCATGGACCCGACAAAAGAGACCCACATCGGCTTGATTACGATAAAGTTCTCCGAAAGCACAGCCAATGTCAATAACGATGTGAATGGCTACACTGCCCTTATCATCCACAAACTCGATGCCAATAACAAGATAGGCATTGACCTCACACAGTTAAGGGGCGAGAATGCAAGCAGGGCTACAACCACACGGAAAAAGACCGATGTGCTGAACGAAGTTGGTATTACTGCTGATGGTAAAATTGCCGGGCTTACATACAGGGCAGACCTCCAGATTCAGAGTGGTAAAGGTGATAGCAATTTCGGGAATGTCAATGGTCAGGGCTCAAGTGGTTGGACAGCACTTTCTACAACAGAGAATATAAAATATTCTGCCTGGGCATATCTCGTCGGTGTAGACTACAAGGTTGACCCTGTAACAATAACCCTCGAGACCGCTGGTGGAAGTGGTGATGATTCTGCAACAAACAAGCAGAAAGCATTCCAGACCTTCCTTGGTGGTGACCCGAGATATACCTATGTCTATGAGTTCAGGGTAGGTCAATCAGGTCTTGGCGCTGCCGGGACAGGTGCATGGTCGCCAATCTCATTCGGTCTTTCAAACACAATCTATTACAAGATCGGTCTTGCTGGAAAGGCTACAAAGGACCTCGCGCTTTCGGGAGCATACTATGTTCTGAGGGCCGATAAGGCAATGGCTATAACTGGTGTCTCAGGGGGTACAAATAGAAACCTCGGCACAGAGTTCGATGCAAAAGCCATATATAAACTCGCAGCGAACCTTGAGTATGGCATCACATACGGTGTGTTCAAGCCGAGCAACTTCTATGACCTGACACCAAAAGACACAGCATGGTCAGTGGACCATTGGATCGCAATGAAGTTCTAA
- a CDS encoding Mut7-C RNAse domain-containing protein: MRFIADVMLGKLARWLRILGYDTLYYPDIEDMVLIEKARKEQRILLTRDTRLIKRRGVPRYLFIEDNEPMKQLKQSITAFGLTTSNLLTRCIYCNEPLADKKQEDVADMVPEHISATSDIFAGCPLCKKVYWKGSHIEKINRYLERLLSYPKKPVGSNDAE; this comes from the coding sequence ATGCGATTTATCGCAGATGTCATGCTCGGGAAATTAGCGCGGTGGCTGAGGATACTTGGCTACGATACTTTATATTATCCCGATATCGAGGACATGGTTCTTATCGAAAAGGCAAGGAAAGAACAGAGAATACTCCTCACGAGGGATACACGGCTGATAAAGAGAAGAGGCGTACCGAGATATCTTTTTATAGAGGATAATGAACCAATGAAACAGTTGAAGCAATCTATCACGGCATTTGGCTTGACCACATCTAACCTGCTTACAAGGTGTATCTATTGCAATGAGCCCCTCGCCGATAAAAAGCAAGAAGATGTGGCTGATATGGTTCCAGAGCACATTTCTGCTACATCTGATATATTTGCTGGATGTCCTCTGTGTAAGAAGGTTTACTGGAAAGGCAGTCATATTGAAAAAATCAACAGATATCTCGAAAGATTACTGTCGTATCCCAAGAAACCAGTAGGTTCCAATGACGCCGAATAA
- a CDS encoding TraR/DksA C4-type zinc finger protein has product MPGKPLSRIKCDKCGDYVQDKREVIVDGKNLCKPCASGGYYKRKK; this is encoded by the coding sequence ATGCCAGGGAAGCCGTTAAGCAGGATTAAATGTGATAAATGTGGAGATTATGTGCAGGATAAAAGAGAAGTGATTGTTGATGGTAAAAACCTCTGTAAACCATGCGCATCTGGTGGATATTATAAGCGTAAAAAATAA
- the lptG gene encoding LPS export ABC transporter permease LptG, protein MLSVQIGRIPLLYLYFVKQFLRIFMLSIVAFIVLSVIIDFFEHVDEFYANRAELNHIIEYYFLLVLKILFFATPISVLLSTMITIGISNRNNELVAAKAGGISIYWMATPLIASALIISILLLIFGETLLPVTNKRYEYVRNVLILKKKPKGGIYQNKVWYRCLIGESEEKDTVLLNADIMTPEGDIFHGVTLYTLNKQDELSERVDAKMAKWDGNQWIFYNGIIRKFNANSQKGLSFEEITYPILETPTDFKIIEKKSDTMSFLELYRYIEKLKSGGYSPKRFVVDLHAKVSLPFSVLIMSIFGIPFSLRGHRSGGIILGVGLSILVGFLYWIMLSIGISLGRTGIFPPLFAAWLGNLLFGVIGTYWFLGIRQ, encoded by the coding sequence ATGTTAAGTGTACAAATAGGACGCATTCCTCTTTTATATCTCTATTTTGTTAAACAGTTCTTGAGAATCTTTATGCTTTCCATAGTTGCCTTTATAGTCCTTTCTGTCATTATTGATTTTTTTGAACATGTTGATGAGTTTTATGCTAACAGGGCAGAGCTTAACCATATTATTGAATATTACTTTCTGTTGGTTCTTAAGATACTCTTCTTTGCGACGCCAATTTCTGTGTTGCTTTCAACAATGATAACCATCGGCATTTCTAACAGGAATAATGAACTTGTGGCTGCAAAGGCTGGTGGAATAAGCATTTACTGGATGGCAACACCTCTGATTGCATCGGCTTTGATTATCAGTATTCTACTGCTTATCTTCGGGGAAACCCTGCTGCCTGTTACAAACAAGAGGTATGAATATGTGAGGAATGTGCTTATCTTAAAGAAAAAACCTAAGGGGGGGATTTATCAGAATAAAGTGTGGTATAGATGTTTGATTGGGGAATCTGAAGAAAAAGATACAGTTCTGCTGAATGCTGATATAATGACACCCGAAGGTGATATATTCCATGGTGTTACACTGTACACGTTAAATAAGCAGGATGAACTGAGTGAGCGGGTAGATGCAAAGATGGCAAAATGGGATGGTAATCAATGGATATTTTACAACGGGATAATTCGCAAATTTAACGCAAATTCCCAGAAAGGTCTTTCATTTGAGGAAATCACATATCCTATCCTTGAGACCCCCACAGACTTTAAGATTATTGAGAAGAAATCAGACACCATGAGCTTTCTGGAGTTATACCGCTATATTGAGAAACTCAAATCAGGAGGATATAGCCCCAAGAGATTTGTAGTTGATTTACATGCAAAGGTATCACTTCCATTCTCTGTGCTCATAATGTCAATCTTCGGGATTCCTTTTTCTTTAAGAGGTCATAGAAGTGGAGGGATTATTCTTGGCGTAGGGCTAAGCATACTGGTCGGTTTCTTATACTGGATAATGCTCTCAATAGGAATATCGCTCGGGCGTACAGGCATATTCCCCCCCCTCTTTGCTGCATGGCTAGGGAATCTGTTATTCGGCGTCATTGGAACCTACTGGTTTCTTGGGATACGACAGTAA